One window from the genome of Mastacembelus armatus chromosome 18, fMasArm1.2, whole genome shotgun sequence encodes:
- the cmasa gene encoding N-acylneuraminate cytidylyltransferase A, whose protein sequence is MDRKRRSHGSNEEQVPSGPPRKKTRAGGKHVAALVLARGGSKGIPLKNIKMLAGVPLIGWVLRAAVDSNMFDSVWVSTDHDEIEKVAISWGAKVHRRSPEVSRDSSSSLETITEFIRLNPEIDVICNIQATSPCLHPHHIKEALHMMTHEGFDSVFSVVRRHLFRWKEVKKAAGEITWPLNLEPAKRPRRQDWDGELCENGSFYFSTKELIEKTGCLQGGKVAYYEMLPEYSVDIDVDIDWPVAEQRVLRYGYFGNVTPEVVKLMFCNVSGCLTDGRISLSVSGEELVSINTRDTMGIRMLQREYVEVILLTSVRDPLTKPLTDKLGQWTGCRVEVVGQEPLNDLKKIMDQKHIKWKDVAYMGNDEADVTCLNLAGLSAVPGDAPMIAIKAAKYTCHNAGGLGAVREFAEHILLQKEKAKSQMKRDSRDCSRDCSRDCSRDCSRDCSRDCSRDCSSGYQSMSTSCSE, encoded by the exons ATGGACCGCAAGAGGAGATCCCACGGCTCCAACGAGGAGCAGGTCCCGTCGGGGCCGCCCCGCAAGAAGACCCGAGCGGGAGGTAAACACGTCGCTGCCCTGGTCTTGGCGAGGGGAGGGAGTAAAGGGATTCCTctaaaaaacatcaaaatgttaGCCGGAGTCCCGCTGATTGGATGGGTGCTGAGGGCTGCTGTGGACTCCAACATGTTTGACAG TGTGTGGGTATCGACAGACCATGACGAGATCGAGAAGGTGGCAATATCCTGGGGGGCCAAGGTGCATCGCAGGAGTCCTGAAGTCTCCAGGGACTCTTCCTCGTCACTGGAAACCATCACAGAGTTTATCCGGTTGAACCCAG AGATAGATGTGATATGTAACATTCAGGCCACATCTCCGTGTCTCCATCCACACCACATCAAGGAGGCCCTACACATGATGACACACGAGGGTTTTGATTCGGTCTTCTCTGTCGTCAGAAGGCACCTGTTCCGCTGGAAGGAGGTCAAGAAAGCAG CTGGTGAGATTACCTGGCCTTTAAATCTGGAACCAGCCAAACGGCCGCGGCGTCAGGACTGGGATGGAGAGCTGTGTGAGAACGGATCTTTTTACTTCTCCACCAAAGAACTTATTGAGAAAACAGGATGTCTGCAG GGTGGAAAGGTAGCCTACTATGAGATGCTGCCAGAGTACAGCGTGGACATCGACGTGGACATTGACTGGCCTGTGGCAGAACAAAGGGTTCTCCG GTATGGATACTTTGGTAACGTCACCCCTGAGGTGGTTAAGCTGATGTTCTGCAATGTTTCTGGATGTTTAACAGACGGAAgaatctctctgtctgtatctgGAGAGGAGCTGGTGTCTATTAATACCAGAGACACCATGGGCATTCGAATGCTCCAAAGAGAATACGTGGAG GTAATCCTGTTGACCTCTGTTAGGGACCCCTTGACAAAGCCGCTGACTGACAAACTGGGACAATGGACTGGCTGCAGGGTAGAGGTGGTGGGACAGGAGCCACTAAATGACTTGAAGAAGATAATGGATCAGAAGCACATCAAATGGAAGGATGTGGCGTACATGG gtAACGATGAGGCAGATGTCACATGTCTGAACCTGGCGGGTTTGAGTGCAGTACCTGGAGATGCTCCAATGATAGCCATTAAGGCTGCGAAATACACCTGCCATAACGCTGGGGGATTGGGAGCCGTCAGGGAGTTTGCCGAGCACATTctcctgcagaaagaaaaagcaaagtcTCAGATGAAGCGGGACAGCAGGGATTGCAGCAGGGATTGCAGCAGGGATTGCAGCAGGGATTGCAGCAGGGATTGCAGCAGGGATTGCAGCAGGGATTGCAGCAGTGGTTACCAAAGCATGTCAACCTCCTGTTCTGAGTAA
- the ovol1a gene encoding putative transcription factor Ovo-like 1a produces the protein MPRAFLVKKANVSPGKRNWSELPDHERGDVYIPVSIFPPSVLTEAEASPAETTPLCLTKHSVSDTRTHAELPSSTVLGRPQSPAPSPEERSDVRRRSQAGSAYIRSKIKVTTGELPSDPPLSLSLTPIPTPPSSTPHSTLMPVASKATPVIPEAVSMVTRSTSQSQNVSTGSTATYVCKVCQKTFQYQRMLNRHVKCHNETKRHLCTFCGKGFNDTFDLKRHVRTHTGVRPYKCTLCEKAFTQRCSLESHMKKIHSITLKYAYKERRNKLYVCEECGHTAGTQDELLIHLHSLHPDSPLLKGKAARRVGMGGGADGGITGGSVGGSTPGSPQGVDSDDTTGSAGQ, from the exons ATGCCGAGGGCATTTCTGGTGAAAAAGGCGAATGTTTCGCCGGGAAAGCGGAACTGGAGTGAACTCCCTGATCATGAACGCGGAGACGTCTACATCCCAG TCTCCATATTTCCTCCATCCGTCCTGACGGAGGCTGAAGCCAGCCCCGCTGAGACGACGCCGCTCTGCCTCACCAAACACTCTGTATCcgacacgcgcacacacgccGAGCTGCCGTCCAGTACGGTGTTGGGCCGACCACAGAGCCCAGCACCTTCACCAGAGGAGAGGTCAGATGTCAGGAGGAGGTCGCAGGCTGGCTCTGCATACATCCGATCCAAAATCAAG GTAACCACAGGCGAGTTGCCCTCtgatcctcctctttctctctctcttactcccATTCCCACCCCGCCATCTTCAACCCCACACTCCACTCTGATGCCTGTTGCCTCGAAGGCGACCCCTGTCATCCCTGAGgcagtttccatggtgaccaGATCAACAAGTCAAAGTCAAAATGTGTCGACGGGATCTACAGCAACCTACGTATGCAAG GTTTGTCAGAAGACGTTCCAGTATCAGCGGATGCTAAACAGGCATGTGAAGTGTCACAACGAGACCAAAAGGCACCTGTGCACCTTCTGCGGCAAAGGCTTCAATGACACCTTTGACCTCAAGAGACACGTACGCACGCATACAG GAGTCCGTCCCTACAAGTGCACCCTGTGTGAGAAGGCCTTCACCCAGCGTTGCTCCCTGGAGTCCCACATGAAGAAGATCCACAGCATCACCCTGAAGTACGCCTACAAGGAGCGACGCAACAAGCTGTACGTGTGCGAAGAATGTGGCCACACGGCAGGAACACAGGACGAGCTGCTGATTCACCTCCACTCGCTTCATCCCGACAGCCCTCTGCTGAAGGGAAAGGCTGCTAGGAGAGTGGGAATGGGAGGAGGAGCAGATGGAGGAATAACAGGAGGATCAGTTGGAGGATCCACTCCAGGTTCTCCTCAAGGAGTGGATAGTGATGATACCACTGGATCAGCAGGCCagtag